In the Triticum aestivum cultivar Chinese Spring chromosome 2B, IWGSC CS RefSeq v2.1, whole genome shotgun sequence genome, tattggatgattttactcattatgtgtggaccttccctctTCGTCACAAGTCCgacgctcttgccacactcaccgccttttattcatatgtcaccacacagttcggtTGTCCTATTCTCGCCTTGCAGACTAACAACGGCaaggagtttgacaacgtcgccGTCCATAATTTACTTGCGTCTCACGGCACCATCTTTCGCCTCACCTGCCCCTACACGTCTCAGCAGAATGGTCGCGCCGAGCGCGTCCTTCGCACGCTGAATGACTGTGTTTGCATGTTGCTCTTCCACTCCTACGTGCCTCCTTGGTTCTGGCCGGACGCGCTCGCGACCGCCAGCCTACTCATTGACATTCGCCCCTGCCGTTCCCGCTGGAACTACACCCCacaccagctcctcttcggtgcggttccatcttatgatggtcttcgcatttttgggtgtctctgttatcctagcactgcatccactgctcctcacaaactcgcgcCCCGGTCCCTTCCTTGCATCTTTCTTGGCTATCCTcgcaacaccaaaggttaccggtgctatgatccagtctcccaccgcgttttcacttcgcggcatgtgtactttgatgacctcgtgttcccgtttcagcaggtaccgtcACCTTCGGAGTCTTCTGCGGTGCGGTTCGTCCCTGCCACCACCTCTGGCAGACAGCCCGGCCGCCCGGGTCCGGCCCTGCCCGCGCTCCCCGCGCCGGTGGCACCTGGCGCTACGGCTCCTGTCGTGGCCCCCGATGTAGTGACCTACCCGGCCGCCNNNNNNNNNNNNNNNNNNNNNNNNNNNNNNNNNNNNNNNNNNNNNNNNNNNNNNNNNNNNNNNNNNNNNNNNNNNNNNNNNNNNNNNNNNNNNNNNNNNNNNNNNNNNNNNNNNNNNNNNNNNNNNNNNNNNNNNNNNNNNNNNNNNNNNNNNNNNNNNNNNNNNNNNNNNNNNNNNNNNNNNNNNNNNNNNNNNNNNNNNNNNNNNNNNNNNNNNNNNNNNNNNNNNNNNNNNNNNNNNNNNNNNNNNNNNNNNNNNNNNNNNNNNNNNNNNNNNNNNNNNNNNNNNNNNNNNNNNNNNNNNNNNNNNNNNNNNNNNNNNNNNNNNNNNNNNNNNNNNNNNNNNNNNNNNNNNNNNNNNNNNNNNNNNNNNNNNNNNNNNNNNNNNNNNNNNNNNNNNNNCCCCCGCCGTGGCCCCCGTCACCGTGGCCCCCGCCACCGCGGCCGCACCCCTCACCGGTGTGGTCACCCGGGCTTGGACTGGGACGCTCTGTCCCATCACGCGCTACCCGTCGGACGAGTCACGCATGCGCGGCTTCTACCTCGACACCATCCCCGCTCCCCACCTCCGCTCGCGCAGCCCTTcgggatccgaactggctagctgcgatgcgtgaggagtttgacgccctgcagcgcaaccgtacgtggcagcttgtcccgcggcAACCCTGTGCTaatgtcatcactggcaagtgggtcttctgccacaagactcgccctgacgttctctcgagcgctacaaggcacgttgggtggtgcgcggctttcgccagcgcgccggcgtggacttcaccgacaccttcgccccggttgtcaaaccgggcacgattcgcaCTGTTCTCCAGCTTGCTGTTTGTCGTGCTTGGCCAGTCCACCAGCTCGATGTGTccaatgctttcttgcatggccatctcgacgagcaggtgttctgtcagTAGCCGACTGTTTTCGTCGACGCCGCCTATCcggaccacgtgtgcttgctctcccgttctctatacgggttgaagcaggcgcctcgggcttggtaccagcggatcgcggccttcctccagcaacatgggttccggtccacacggtccgatgcctccctgtttgtctaccaccagggccccgccaccgcgtacctcctactgtacgtcgatgacatcatcctgacTGCGTCCTCGCCAGCACTTCTTCAGCAGATCACAGCTCGCCTCGGCACCGAGTTCGCtctcaaggacttgggggctctccactacttcctcggcatcgaggtcgtgcgccgggctactggcttcttcctgcaccagcagaagtacgcctacgagcttctggagtgagcgggcatgcttaactgcaagtcCGCTTCCACGCCTGTCGATACGAAGGCCAAGGTGTCCACCGCCGAGGGCTCTCCGGCGTCCGATgctcccttctaccgctccatcATCGGTGTGCGCTTCAGTACCTCACAATGACGCGTCCGGACATTCAGTATgttgtccagcaggtgtgccttcacatgcatgctccCCGTGACACCCATTGGGCTCTCGTGAAATGTATACTTCAGTACATACGTGGCACCACAGCcatgggtctcaccctgacggcctcgctggacaccagccttgtcgcctactctgatgctgactgggctgggtgtcccgacactcgacgctccacttccggctactgTGTCTATCTCgggccctctctgatttcgtggtcgtctaaacgacaacccacggtaTCACGATCGAGCACCGAGGCCGAGTATCGGGCCGTGGCCAACACCGTCGCGGACTGTTCATGGCTACGACAACTACTTCAGGAGTTGCTCTGTGAGGTCACCAAGGTGACGCTCGTCTACTGCGATAACGTCTCCGCGGTGTACCTCGCTGCCAACCCTGCCATCACCGACGGACGAAGCACATCGAGCTCGACATCCACTTCGTCCGGGAGCACGTAGCACTTGGTCGTGTTCGTGTTCTACATGTGCCCTCcgatcagcagttcgccgatgtgatgacgaagggactgccCACCTCGACTTTCGAGGGttttcggtccagtctttgcgtcacaggcgacgcttcgactgtggggggtgttgaacatgtgtacatgtacgtaggtctgggtcctgtatgcagtacctgtagtatatgtctccctctgtatgtacgtgtattttaggagacaagataccggtcgcaccccttgtacctatatatgtaACTAGTGCATGATCAATCAATTAttgatgcaccaaatcattctctacaatGCCTCTGCCCAGACCGTGTGGTTTGCCTAATATAATTTCCAGTATTCATGCTTCAACATGGCCATATATAAGCTTCCCATCACCAATTGTAAAATGATGTTTTGAAGGGCCTCGCAGAGGAGTATTCTTTTGCATGTAAGTTGCTGGCTGATGAACCCAGTGCAAACAATGATGATATGTCTGACATTTCTGAAGACATCCGGTACCGTTTGCTGGAACTTCTGTTCATTATTCATGACACCGTCCCTTTCGAATCTGCTATCGACTATGATTCGATTAAACATTTTCGTATTGCCATGGGAAACGCGCATACAAAGTATGACCTGAGTACTAATGTTATTTTGTATTTCGCTATATTGTTATGTCAAAAGTGTAATTTTGTGTTGTGTTGTCAGGAACCTATCTGAACCAAGAGAAGAAGTTGCAAGTGCAAATGAGGTTTCCTATGCTAAATCTGATGAGATTTCCATTTTAAAAACTCCAACTCCATTGCCACGGTATGATGTCAATAATAAACATTATCTTGTTGCATTCATTACGTTGGTGCAAAGTGGCATTTACCGGCGTGTTGCTCCTTGTATGGTGTCAGGGATCAATGCGAATAATGGAAGTGGAAGCGACATGTGAGTTTTCTCCTGATATCACTGGTGCGATTATTTCTAAAATACCAACCAAGAGTGCTGCTCCTGCTACTCCATCGTCATTGTATGGTGTCAATAATAACCATTATCTTGTTTTTCTTATTGCATTTATCATGTTGGTGCGAATGATATTTACCGGTGTGGCAAGGAATGCCAGTGCTGCCCTCTTGGGCCGGAGTGGGCCACGATTCTAAAAAAAAAGCTCTTCTCTTAGAGTCCTCAAAAGAACTTGCAATAggtccccccccccctcctaaaAAAGGCCCCTCTCTCTTCAAAAGAGAGTGAACTTGCAAAAGATTCTTTTACTGTACTTAAAATCATGTGTGTTATCTATCGAGTGTTTAGGATACGATATGGATACAATCATGGTGTCAATATGATATGTGTCGGACTCGGCGCCAAGGCCACCGTCCACTGCCGAGTCCGCCGTGGGCTCGCCCATGCGAAACATCGGCCTTTTCAGATCGACGAGCAAGCCTCCAGCCGCCGTGGCGAGCAGAGTCTCTGGAGCTCATCAATTGTTGTTCGATGCCGAGCAGGGGATGGGAAAAACCAGCAGCAGAAGAGGGCGGTGGGCTGGCCGCCACCGGCATGTACTACGCCGTCACGCTCTTTTGCAGGTCGGATACGCCCTGGCGTGGCTCGCCTTGCCATGCTCCTGCCCGCCGCCCCGCTCTTCTGCATGTCGTTGAGCGCGACACAGGAGAGGAGGATGTTGAGCGTGTGGCTTGGGAGCGGCAGGTCGGCGCGGTTGCAATCGTGGCCGACGCACATGATgatggttggctggagctgcttcACGACTCGGAGGGAGGCCGGTGTGGCCTGCAGGTTTCTGTGTCGACTGTGATGTGCGCGGCGACTGTCTCGTCGGGCACCGCTGATACGCTCAGGGGGCGGTGAGGGGCTGAAGAGGTCGAAGGCGACAACGGTGAACTCAAACGGGATGCTTGGCTCAGCGGCGAAGCGCGTCAGGCTGTCCTGCATGAGCTCAGCCTCGCCGGACACGGTGTCCGAGAGGAGCGACGCCGGCGGGGACGCCGGTGCAGCAGGATACTTGAGAGTAGACTAAGATTAAGGGGTGTCATTAACACATATCACACATATGCTTATATACGTTCCACGAGGAAGAGCTTAGATCTACTCGTCTACGATCAACACGAAAGTTGTGTGAAATTGCAAGATGAAGTTACtgtcaaaggaaatttcaaatggTCGGCCGTGCACGATGAATTTGACAAAATTTGTTCAAAATAGCTCTAAACATGAACACGAAATTGAACATTTATGGCCGAGAAACTATAAATATATCATAAAAATGGAATGATAACATCGATGTACATCTTTTTCATGTAAAGCTTACCTCAAAAAGAATCACCGTTGTGTAGATTAGAAGGGATCGATGGAAGAAAAGAGATTAAAGAAGGAGCTTAATGGAGGTGGGACGACAAGAAACAAAATACATGTTGTATACTAGCCCATCCTCTCGTGTGAGAGGACCCACCGTATGTGAACGAGGTGGCTTGACCCAGCTTGGCGTGCAATAAACAGCCGATTCGGCCGTTCCTCCAGAGTCAGGCCAAGACCTGTTTTAAGGTTCGTGTAAGCCAGGTTTTAGATGCAGCACAAGCAATCAAACATGCCAGATTATTCCAGCGTAGGCCTGGTTAGGGTGGATGTGGGCAACCAAACGCATCcttagttgcatgagtttgtatggatttaAGGTATGCTTATTGAGATGTACGATTGTGAAGGCGTGCCCGCGGGAGTTTGAGAGGCTTAACTTGCCAAATCCGGCCGTAGATGTTGTTAGTCACCTTATAATGTATTTGAAGATGGGCTACCCTTGCAACTGGTCCATTTCCATTTTGCCGCGGATATGTGTGGATGTATTGGTCAAGCCAGAGAAGATGAGATGATGAAAAGCATAACTAAAGTTAGGCATGGGCGGACACTGAAGAGTTCAGAGTGGCATCTCACTTTGTTGGCCTTTATCCTGCACTTTAGGACCACTTGCGCACCTTCAAATCTAATCTCATTCAGGAAAAAAAAAAAGAGCTGTCACTGTGTACATCATGTTGTTGTATACACCACTAACGTTAACGAATCTGTTAAAACTCATATTAGAGGATTGCGATGAAAGCAAGGCGAGGGACAAGCGTCATAATTAGACGTGCTTTATACTCAAAAGGATCGTTACACTTTGGAAGACACTGACATTGTGCGATCATATTTGCGGGCGGCAGAGTCAATGCCGGCTTAGAGCTTTAGCACCCAGATTtgcgaaatactccctccgtcctttaaagagtgtacttccaactttcttggaaagtcaaacttttttataTTTAACTGTGTTTATATAATAGTAcatcaacatttatgccatcaaattagtaacATTAGATTCGTGATAAAATATACTTTCATTATATACCTATTTGatttcacaaacattgatatatttttgcacaaactcggtcaaactttgagatagtttgaccctccaacaaagttggaagtacactctttaaaggacggagggagtactacgatTATCTATCCAGTTGCTCAACTTAGCCAACCTACAACAACAACACTTACGTCAAGCGTTTGCAGCTCCTGTAACTTGCCTTGCATTTCATTTCAAACCAAACTAAAGATAGAAGAGGTAATTAGCCAGATCTCAGTATGCTGAGATGGTTGGACCGACGACACAGTGAACTACTAATTTCATCGGCTGTGGAAGGAGAAGCCCGCGGGGAAGAGGTGGAAGATGCCGCCGAGCAGCCTGGTGAGCGGGCCCTGCAGGTAGGAGACCAGCTTCCCCGCCGGCGGCAGCTGCGCGTCGCACTTGATGAGCGGCGTGTCCACCACCAGCGAGCACCGGCCGATGAACGCCGCCAGCGCGCTTGTCAGGTCCGCCTCCATCGTGAAGGAGCCGTTGGTGTTGGTCGTCGCGCCGGCCACCACCTGCCCCGCGCACCGCAGCTCCACCTCCGCGTCTGCACAGCACAGAACAGATCAATTAGCCATGCCATGTGTGTCGCAGTCGCAAGATTCAGGAACATCAAGGCATGCGTAGCGTACGTACTCGGGAACACGGGGGAGGTGGCGATGTCTATGAGGCTGCCGGTGTTGCACGGCACGACGCCGCTGACGACGAGCCTGCCGAGCTTCGCGTCGGCGCCGCCGAGCACGCACGCCAGCGCGGCCACGAGGAGGAGAACCACCGTAGATGCCATTTGTCGGGGCGCGTGAGAGCTTTGATTCGTCTGGCTTCTTGCTTCAGCTAGGACAACCTATTTATATAGTCACTCAGAAAGTGTACAACCAGCGTCCTCTTAATTTTAACCCGAGTTAAACTTAATCTGGATCAGCTCAATTACCTCGCTTTAATTAGTCTTGCCCAGTCATGAAAATCTTCTGACACTGATAAACTTCTACGCGGAGTAGTGTTACAAAGATCGCCTTATGATGGATGAAGAACCTTTACGCTTTTCTGGCGGGCTAAAATCATTACGCGCGCTTTTTCCCCCTCTGAAACAGACCCCCATGGTAGTTAGTGCGTCCAAAAACAAGCTTTAGTGCCGGACTTAGTGCTGTGGAGAAGAAACGGAAATGCTGGATCGATAAACGGATCGGGTTGCCATGTCGGCAATTGCTTATCCCGCCATCACAAAGTTCGACGAGCTCTCGTGGTGCGCTTTTGTTGCCGTAGTGCGTTAACAACAACGGTCAGTAGCTGGCAGCTGAGAGAATGAGCTGATCGAGCCTTTATATATTCCCACTTGCGAGCCAACAGTAAGGCAGGCCAGAGACGAGTGTCCTCTCCACTGGCGCTTTGCGCGTTACTCCGCTCGTGACTAGGAGTAGCTCGATTACATATGTCCTGTAGATTAGTAGAGATGTACGTAGCACATAGTTACATAGGTACAAGACAACCGCCTAAACTGGACCGTGAGCAAAAGCTTCGGTTTGCTTACACCTTGTACAATGCGAGATGCTTCAGTGCTTAGCTCTATCCAAGAGGGATGTATGATTACTCGTCTCTTCTTTAATGAAAAAAGCTTTCGTCCCGCTATATAGATATAGCAACAGCCCGATATAACAAAGAGTTCAATGCTGGGGCAAATAGCACACGCATGcccaaaagaaacaaaagagaaagaagagagaaaATAATGTAAACAGCGTCGGATCGATGAAAACGATGATAACCCGAAACCGTTGCGCCCACCGGAGATGTACCACCTCGCTCCAGGCACCTCGAACCTccgcataccaagcaacaccttcaggaaggaaCACGACGGCGACGACACTGATGCTCGGACAGGTCCTAGGATTTCCCCCGGTACACGGAGGGACATGAGGAAGGGGAAGACCAGTCGCCCTTCATGAAGGAACGATGGCGCCCAcgggcgtcaccgcgtcggtgccggcAAGCCGGCATAGATTTCTCCCATCCGCCAAAAACACCCACAACCCCGAACGGCCCGACGCGCTCCACCAGACAAGCCACCCACGAACGTGCGCCACCATGGTCTTGCCATCAACACCGCCGCCTCACCATGGTCATCGAAGCGAGACTGACGAGGACGAGAAGGAGCAGCCGGGAACGAGGAGCGGCAACGACAGCAGCCATGCTGGAGGAGACAACCTCCAACGCCATCAGCGCTCACCGACCGGACGCGGCAAGGGGAGCGTACCAGGCCCTCGAGGCCCGGCCGAGCCAAAAAGGGGCTCGTGAAGCACCCGTCGCCGAGCTGCAGTGGACGAGCCGCCGTCTCCACAACCCCCCGCACGAGCCGCTCCACCACTGGTTGCAATTCGAACTAGCGACCTCCATCATCAATACACGCTGGTGTAACAACCGCGCCACCAAGCGAAATCTGACAACTTGCAaccttttctttcttttattctttcctttttttcgctttgctttctttcttttcctttttttttgtttttcttctacctGGTTCGACATATTGTTTgcaaatacatgaactttttcttCAGATCAAAGAATCTTTTTccgaaatttgatgaattttttt is a window encoding:
- the LOC123040658 gene encoding phylloplanin, with the translated sequence MASTVVLLLVAALACVLGGADAKLGRLVVSGVVPCNTGSLIDIATSPVFPNAEVELRCAGQVVAGATTNTNGSFTMEADLTSALAAFIGRCSLVVDTPLIKCDAQLPPAGKLVSYLQGPLTRLLGGIFHLFPAGFSFHSR